Part of the Quercus lobata isolate SW786 chromosome 6, ValleyOak3.0 Primary Assembly, whole genome shotgun sequence genome, CCTTAAAGTGGCTATGGCTCTTGTATTTCTAATCATTATCCCCTTTATTTACACCACTTTCCATGGTAGTGAAATGATAAGTGCAATGGTATTGAAGGAAGGCGAAAATCTCAGGATTTGTGCCCATAATAAGAGATTATTGTTTGGTGGAGCGAATGTCATGCACTTCAATTTTAGAAGCCATGTCTTTCCATATATGGGTTTTGCACTTGTACCCTTAAGCTCAATAACCAAAAAGCATAAAATATTTAGGGTTTTACTATCATATCTTAGAGCGGTTGTGGTTCCCTGTCTATATAAGAGAGGTGTATAACTGTTATACATTTGATTTagggagattctagccttttgcccttaattttgaaaaaaattagcaatatgccccttttttgaaactatatagggatatgcccctgtttcgatactcgattactttaaaatcgagtttcattaaaatactcgatttgtagaaaatcgagttattacaaataaaactaaaaaaaaaaaaaaaaaaaagcatagaactcgattttagggaagtcgagttccaaaacgccgccatagggctttaaaacgtcactatagggcttaaaaacgccactataggtccccttgaacttggtatggggacttataaattttttttgcaggaaaacgctgctatagggctccaaaacgtcactatagggcttaaaaacgtcactataggggcctaaaaaaaatcactatggGCACCCAGAACAAAGCGATTATACTTGTAagaaattttgcagaaaaacgccgctatagggccttaaaacgtcactatagggattaaaaacgccactataggactccctGAATATAGAacaatcacacttataaatttttttttggcatggaactcgatttcttggaactcgagttccatggaaatttattttttttatatttttttttaagtttgatcgggcataactcgattttctacaaatcgagtatttaattgaactcgattttaggataatcgagtatcgaaacaggggcacgctcctatatagtttgcaaacagggacatattgctaatttttttcaaaattaggggtaaaatgccagaatcctcTTTGATTTAGTCCATTGTCCATAGTAGTGGTATGATGGGTGTAGTGGCATTGGAGGAAGGCAAAAATCTTGGCATCTATGCCCACAATAAGAGATTGTTAGTTGGTGGAGCGAATATCATGCTCTTCTATTTTAGAAACTATGTATTTCCATGCATGGGGTCTCGCACTTGTACCCTTATTCACTTCACAAAGGAAAATGATATCTCCGGCCAGCTTAAGTTTTCTTTAAACAATGATGTTTGGATTTTGGACTCATTATTATGACACTATATTTTTCACATCTTTGATATAATATGTTGTGATTAAAGTAACCTCACTTTCATTTAAGTTTATCATTGACATCATTTATTATGTACTAATCATAGATTCATAATAGGTCATTTTAATAACTATTTAATGATATGCCGCTAGtattattgctatttttttctaattgtaTTAGTTTAATTGTCAATACCCTGTGCGTGCCGACCAAGCTAATCATGTTCTTAGAAGCTCTTAGAATGTATTAGCCCACTTAAGCCTTACTTTATGTATTAAAGAATTAATAATGGCCCACTTAAGCCTTGGTCTTCGTCCCCCCCCTCATTACTTAGTCTGTAACATGAGTTTGAGACTTGCACGCCAATCCATCCATTGGTCTTCCTCTCCTCTCATTTTCAAATCACCCTTGCTTCCTTGGTCtaataaataccctaaaaaccACTCTCTGTCTCTCCCATTGTCACAACTCACAACAATGGGTAAGCGAAGTGCAATCCATTCAGAGTCAAACCCAAAGCTTCCTCCTGAAGAACCCACTTCTCAACCTGAAAACCCATCTTCCTCCTCCAAAATCCCCCTTCCACCCCAAAAAATCAGAAAACTATCCCCCAAAAACAAGAAGTCTCAACAGCCAGAGCCAGAGCCAGAGCCACAACCACAGGTCCCTAATTCAGAAGACACTTCCATTACCAAACCCAGCGACCCAACTCCATCTGAGGCCCCCAATACCCTTTTGCCCATAATATCTGTAAACCCTTTAACAATCGAAGGCGAAATCGATCTTGCCCTTAACCATTTGCGCAGCTCCGATCCACTCCTCACCTCCCTAATCGATTTGCATCGTCGTCCTTCTTTCGAATCTGAACCCTCACCACCATTCTTATCCCTCACCAAAAGCATTCTCTACCAGCAACTCGCTCCCAATGCTGCTAAAGCAATCTACAAACGCTTCGTCTCTCTCTGTGGCAGCGAGTCCGAGGTCGTCCCCGACAATGTGCTGGCACTCGACGCCGCCGAGCTCCGAAAGATCGGAATCTCCGGTCGGAAAGCGACTTACCTTCATGACTTAGCGAACAAGTACAAAGATGGGGTTTTGTCGGACTCTTCGATTCTCGAAATGAACGATGAGTCGCTGGTTACAAAGCTAACGTTGGTGAAGGGAATTGGGGTTTGGTCGGTGCACATGTATATGATATTCTCGTTGCATAAACCAGATGTTTTACCGGTTGGAGATCTTGGAGTGAGGAAAGGCGTGCAGCGTTTGTATGGGCTAAAAGAGTTGCCATTGCCTTTGCAGATGGAGGAGATTTGTGAGAAGTGGAAGCCTTATAGGTCTGTTGGGTCTTGGTATATGTGGAGGCTTATGGAAGCCAAAGGGGATGTTGATTCTGCGTAATGTACCTGTCTTCTTGTACTATCTTAGTTTCTTGTATTGTTGTACTATCTTATCAGTTTCTTTTACTCTTGCTTGTTtatgaaaaaaccaaaaaaaaaaaaagaaaggttgtTTATATGGTTGTACATTTTGCGTGCTTCACATGTTTATGCAGTTCATACTCGAAATTTTGCTTGCTAATAACATAGATAAGGCTTGGTAGTTAGTAGTATTGTTGTTGGGTTTCAATCGTGTAGTTAGAAACTATGTCTTGCTTTTACCAAATACGTGCTAGAAGGGTTGGTGGCTTGGTGCCATGTGGATTGTGGAGTGCCTAATGGATTCACATGATTGGTATCTCTATCTCCTATAATATGGCTACTAGGAGTGgtaaaatttgggtttgaacatttagTTCCGTATTTTAACAAATTGATTGTTTGTACTTGGTCAATCTTCGGCCAAAGCATGAATCTAGAGCCTCTACAGTAGCAATAATTATCTTATGCAACAGAAATATGCATCCTCCATTTCATAGTATGAGTCCCATAGCTACGGTGGTCTAGAACCAATGTTACTGTGAGTCTGTGAAAGGGGGGATAGCCATATCTGCATGATGAGATACCTTCTCAATCGAAGGAAAGATTCCAAGCTGAAACAAGGTAGTTAACTAAGTCAGT contains:
- the LOC115995043 gene encoding DNA-3-methyladenine glycosylase 1 gives rise to the protein MSLRLARQSIHWSSSPLIFKSPLLPWSNKYPKNHSLSLPLSQLTTMGKRSAIHSESNPKLPPEEPTSQPENPSSSSKIPLPPQKIRKLSPKNKKSQQPEPEPEPQPQVPNSEDTSITKPSDPTPSEAPNTLLPIISVNPLTIEGEIDLALNHLRSSDPLLTSLIDLHRRPSFESEPSPPFLSLTKSILYQQLAPNAAKAIYKRFVSLCGSESEVVPDNVLALDAAELRKIGISGRKATYLHDLANKYKDGVLSDSSILEMNDESLVTKLTLVKGIGVWSVHMYMIFSLHKPDVLPVGDLGVRKGVQRLYGLKELPLPLQMEEICEKWKPYRSVGSWYMWRLMEAKGDVDSA